One Azospirillum brasilense DNA window includes the following coding sequences:
- a CDS encoding DUF2933 domain-containing protein, protein MTHHEHPHHTPEPQARTPWYRTWTGLAGLGGAALAAVYLSLFHVDHVLDALPLLVLLLCPLMHLFMHGGHGHGGHGGNGDADRPTKGGLP, encoded by the coding sequence ATGACGCACCACGAACACCCCCATCACACTCCCGAGCCGCAGGCGCGCACGCCCTGGTACCGGACCTGGACCGGCTTGGCCGGACTCGGCGGGGCCGCCCTGGCGGCCGTGTACCTGTCGCTCTTCCACGTCGACCATGTGCTCGACGCGCTTCCGCTTCTCGTCCTGCTGCTGTGCCCGCTGATGCACCTGTTCATGCATGGTGGCCACGGGCATGGCGGCCACGGCGGGAATGGTGACGCCGATCGGCCGACCAAGGGAGGCTTGCCATGA
- a CDS encoding efflux RND transporter periplasmic adaptor subunit, with protein MTTRRLLAATVVAASLAAPVAAPALAHEGHAHGGEEPKPVVTTAAPTLEASSSDFELVAVAQGKTLLVHLDRFATNEPVNGATVEVSADGEATTASPVSGEEGVYRLDPSWLSKPGSHEVTVSVTAADAADLLIGTLEVPASAAEAQTGGAQGVSAVLGQVRNDSGLMLGAVMVFLLGVLTTVALTQRGRTRTVAGAALVGIGLLLASGAAFAHGGEDHSHGDEDKGKAPTAAVPMGATGASESPRRLPDGSLYVPKPSQRLLSVRTVVAKPQEAAQTVQLIGQVIADPNGGGHVQATQSGRIEPGDKGLPYVGQRVEAGQILAYIAPAVTFVDRSGIQQQIATVEQELVIADSRLQRLRKLEGSVPQRDIEEAEANLNGLRKRRAALSPALTTKEALRAPISGVVTANNIKAGQVVEGRDQVLFEIVDPSRLMVEAVAFDPRVANAIKAATAMTADGTSLSLELLGSSLALRQQAIPLLFRIGNPPSGLGVGQPVRLVAQIQGKASGIVLPRQSVVRNASGQPIVWQHDTPQRFVARPVRTQPVDGNTVLILAGVEPEARIVTDGAGLLNQIR; from the coding sequence ATGACCACCCGACGCCTTCTTGCCGCGACCGTCGTCGCCGCGAGCCTTGCCGCGCCGGTCGCCGCTCCCGCTCTCGCCCACGAGGGCCACGCCCATGGCGGCGAGGAGCCGAAGCCAGTCGTCACAACGGCCGCCCCCACCCTGGAAGCGTCCTCATCCGACTTCGAACTCGTGGCGGTCGCCCAGGGAAAGACCCTGCTCGTCCATCTGGACCGCTTCGCCACCAACGAGCCCGTGAACGGCGCCACCGTCGAGGTGAGCGCCGATGGCGAGGCCACGACGGCCTCGCCCGTCTCCGGGGAGGAAGGCGTCTACCGCCTCGACCCGTCCTGGCTCTCCAAGCCGGGATCACATGAAGTGACCGTCTCCGTCACCGCGGCCGACGCGGCCGACCTGCTGATCGGCACACTGGAGGTTCCGGCGTCCGCGGCCGAAGCACAGACCGGCGGTGCGCAGGGTGTTTCCGCCGTCCTCGGGCAGGTCCGGAACGATTCCGGCCTGATGCTGGGGGCGGTCATGGTCTTCCTGCTCGGGGTCCTGACCACCGTCGCCCTGACCCAGCGTGGACGCACGCGGACGGTCGCAGGCGCCGCTCTGGTCGGCATCGGCCTGCTGTTGGCGAGCGGCGCCGCCTTTGCCCACGGCGGCGAGGACCACAGCCACGGCGACGAGGACAAGGGCAAGGCACCGACGGCGGCCGTCCCGATGGGGGCTACCGGCGCTTCGGAGAGCCCGCGACGCCTGCCGGACGGCAGCCTGTACGTGCCCAAGCCGTCGCAGCGTCTGCTGTCGGTCCGCACCGTCGTAGCCAAGCCGCAGGAGGCGGCGCAGACGGTGCAGTTGATCGGTCAGGTCATCGCCGACCCCAACGGCGGCGGTCACGTCCAGGCCACGCAGAGCGGTCGCATCGAGCCGGGGGACAAGGGGCTGCCCTACGTCGGCCAGCGGGTCGAGGCCGGGCAAATCCTCGCCTACATCGCCCCCGCCGTGACCTTTGTGGACCGCAGCGGGATCCAGCAGCAGATCGCGACGGTCGAGCAGGAACTCGTCATCGCCGACTCCCGCCTCCAGCGGCTCCGGAAGCTGGAAGGCAGCGTGCCACAGCGCGACATCGAAGAGGCGGAGGCCAACCTCAACGGTCTGCGCAAACGCCGGGCCGCTCTGTCCCCCGCACTGACGACCAAGGAAGCCCTGCGGGCGCCCATCTCCGGCGTGGTCACGGCCAACAACATCAAGGCCGGACAGGTGGTCGAGGGGCGCGACCAGGTGCTGTTCGAGATCGTCGACCCGTCGCGGCTGATGGTCGAGGCGGTCGCCTTCGATCCCCGGGTGGCGAACGCCATCAAGGCGGCCACGGCGATGACGGCCGACGGCACCAGCCTGTCCCTGGAACTCCTCGGCTCCAGTCTCGCGCTGCGCCAACAGGCGATCCCGCTGCTCTTCCGGATCGGCAATCCGCCGTCGGGGCTCGGCGTCGGCCAGCCGGTCCGGCTCGTCGCCCAGATCCAGGGGAAGGCGTCCGGCATCGTCCTGCCCCGGCAGAGCGTGGTGCGCAACGCCAGCGGCCAGCCCATCGTCTGGCAGCACGACACCCCGCAACGCTTCGTCGCCCGCCCGGTGCGCACGCAGCCGGTGGACGGGAACACGGTGCTGATCCTGGCGGGCGTCGAGCCGGAGGCGCGCATCGTCACCGACGGCGCCGGTCTCCTCAACCAGATCCGGTGA
- a CDS encoding TolC family protein: MKQAAATTVAVCLLALPAGAQTLRDAVEGAWKLNPEVRSLEAQRAVATARRGAGEALVPAAPAVTLRHTSDYLNRNIGRREYEAELGVPLWLPGQGTATVRAGDALLARTDAEIAARQLAVAGEVRTAQWQVALAERRAELARQRLTVARQLEADTRRTARAGEISEADHQLARAEALSVAADLRDEELALEEARQAFRTLTGMAPPKAAPEPEIGEPPLERHPSLLAARLGVRSAQAQRQLVDLTTRDSPEVGLMARRERDSREERYDTVFGVSVRIPFAVEAVNAPKRAEALSEVVRSEAEQVNAARTVESDIRQARLAHQAASERLLIARDRAAALRARLSNIERARRAGEISLVEYVRAQEAAFEAELARATAEVQLGAARARMNQSLGVLP, encoded by the coding sequence ATGAAGCAAGCGGCGGCAACGACCGTCGCCGTGTGCCTGCTGGCGCTCCCGGCCGGAGCGCAGACGCTTCGGGACGCGGTCGAGGGCGCCTGGAAGCTCAATCCCGAGGTCAGGAGCCTGGAGGCCCAGAGGGCCGTGGCCACCGCCCGGCGCGGTGCCGGGGAGGCGCTGGTCCCGGCCGCCCCGGCGGTCACGCTGCGGCACACGAGCGACTACTTGAACCGGAACATCGGACGGCGCGAGTACGAGGCCGAACTCGGCGTCCCGCTCTGGCTGCCCGGCCAGGGAACGGCGACCGTCCGGGCGGGCGACGCGCTTCTGGCGCGCACCGACGCCGAGATCGCCGCGCGCCAGCTGGCGGTCGCCGGGGAGGTCCGGACGGCCCAGTGGCAGGTCGCGTTGGCCGAGCGGCGCGCCGAACTCGCCCGCCAGCGCCTGACGGTCGCCCGCCAGCTCGAGGCCGACACCCGACGGACCGCCCGGGCCGGGGAGATTTCGGAGGCCGACCATCAACTGGCCCGCGCCGAGGCTCTCTCCGTCGCGGCGGATCTCCGCGACGAGGAACTCGCCCTGGAGGAGGCCCGCCAAGCGTTCCGGACGCTCACCGGCATGGCGCCGCCGAAGGCGGCACCGGAGCCGGAGATCGGCGAGCCGCCGCTTGAGCGGCACCCCTCCCTGCTGGCGGCTCGGCTGGGCGTCCGCTCGGCTCAAGCCCAGCGCCAACTGGTGGACCTGACGACGCGCGACAGTCCGGAGGTCGGGCTGATGGCTCGCCGCGAGCGCGACAGCCGCGAGGAACGCTACGACACCGTGTTCGGCGTCTCCGTCCGCATCCCGTTCGCGGTCGAGGCCGTGAACGCGCCCAAGCGGGCCGAGGCGCTGAGCGAGGTCGTCCGCTCCGAGGCCGAGCAGGTCAACGCCGCCCGCACGGTCGAGTCCGACATCCGGCAAGCCCGCCTCGCCCACCAAGCGGCGAGCGAGCGCCTGTTGATCGCGCGCGACCGGGCTGCGGCCCTCAGGGCACGCCTGTCGAACATCGAGCGCGCCCGGAGGGCGGGCGAGATCAGCCTCGTCGAGTACGTGCGCGCCCAGGAGGCGGCCTTCGAGGCCGAACTCGCCCGCGCCACCGCCGAAGTCCAGCTCGGCGCCGCCCGCGCCCGTATGAACCAGTCCCTCGGAGTTCTTCCATGA
- a CDS encoding Spy/CpxP family protein refolding chaperone, whose amino-acid sequence MSSLTRKMLPALALTAMMSVAQAQTTTDQDHNAHHPDGAAATTQAQPAPVPAPTQPTPGAKPGAPGNAPMMGQGMGSGIIVQPGAQAQGGQPGMMMNMDQMRSMMGVMSDQQDGQAGMMGPGMMGPGMMSMMRQMMMGQQGGMGLPFEHVEGRIAFLKAELKITDAQAPQWNAFADSLRANAKAHQAMHEQMTKGGMPSSWPDRLAFQQKALSTRLDALKALESAAKPLYAVLTDEQKTLADRLLPGPMGMM is encoded by the coding sequence ATGTCGTCTCTCACCCGCAAGATGCTCCCGGCACTCGCGCTGACCGCCATGATGTCGGTAGCCCAGGCCCAGACCACCACAGACCAGGACCACAACGCCCATCATCCGGACGGAGCCGCGGCCACGACGCAGGCCCAGCCCGCTCCGGTCCCGGCTCCCACGCAGCCGACCCCGGGCGCGAAGCCCGGCGCGCCCGGCAACGCGCCGATGATGGGTCAGGGCATGGGCAGCGGCATCATCGTCCAGCCCGGCGCCCAGGCGCAGGGTGGCCAGCCCGGCATGATGATGAACATGGACCAGATGCGCTCGATGATGGGCGTCATGTCCGACCAGCAGGACGGCCAAGCCGGGATGATGGGGCCCGGGATGATGGGGCCCGGCATGATGTCCATGATGCGACAGATGATGATGGGCCAGCAGGGCGGAATGGGCTTGCCCTTCGAGCACGTCGAGGGCCGCATCGCGTTCCTGAAGGCCGAACTCAAGATCACCGACGCCCAAGCACCGCAGTGGAACGCCTTCGCCGACAGCCTGCGGGCGAACGCCAAGGCCCATCAGGCCATGCACGAGCAGATGACCAAAGGCGGCATGCCCTCCTCCTGGCCCGACCGGCTCGCTTTCCAGCAGAAGGCGCTGTCCACCCGGCTCGACGCCCTGAAGGCACTGGAGTCCGCCGCCAAGCCGCTCTACGCCGTGCTGACCGACGAGCAGAAGACGCTCGCAGACCGGCTGCTCCCCGGCCCCATGGGCATGATGTGA
- a CDS encoding methyltransferase family protein, producing the protein MTHEASAYGLWVLVALNSAIFIIFAFSFGKPQSPRDWRSFGAFSAFIVALFTEMYGFPLTIYLLSGWLQTRYPGLDILSHDAGHLWSTVLGLEGNPHFNVLHILSNVLILAGFVLLSAAWKVLHAAQKQDRLATTGVYAHVRHPQYIAFIGILFGFLLQWPTILTLAMFPLLVLMYVRLARSEEREALRVFGAEYERYAAVTPGWLPRLSSHGPNHPRVGGSFGA; encoded by the coding sequence ATGACGCACGAAGCCTCGGCCTATGGCCTGTGGGTGCTGGTCGCCCTCAACTCCGCCATCTTCATCATCTTCGCCTTCAGCTTCGGCAAGCCGCAGTCACCCCGGGACTGGCGGTCCTTCGGGGCGTTCAGCGCCTTCATCGTGGCTCTGTTCACCGAGATGTACGGCTTTCCGCTGACCATCTACCTGCTCTCGGGTTGGCTCCAGACCCGCTACCCGGGCCTCGACATCCTGTCCCACGACGCCGGGCACCTCTGGTCGACCGTCCTCGGCCTGGAGGGCAACCCGCACTTCAACGTGCTGCACATCCTCAGCAACGTCCTGATCCTGGCGGGCTTCGTCCTGCTCTCGGCGGCCTGGAAAGTGCTTCACGCGGCGCAGAAGCAAGACCGGCTCGCCACGACGGGCGTGTACGCCCATGTCCGGCACCCGCAGTACATCGCTTTCATCGGCATCCTGTTCGGCTTTCTGCTCCAGTGGCCGACCATCCTGACGCTGGCGATGTTCCCGCTGCTGGTCCTGATGTACGTCCGTCTGGCCCGGTCCGAGGAGCGGGAAGCCCTCCGGGTGTTCGGAGCCGAGTACGAGCGTTACGCCGCGGTCACGCCGGGTTGGCTTCCGCGTCTCTCCTCCCATGGGCCGAATCACCCCAGAGTGGGAGGGTCGTTCGGTGCGTGA